One segment of Ipomoea triloba cultivar NCNSP0323 chromosome 12, ASM357664v1 DNA contains the following:
- the LOC115999619 gene encoding major latex allergen Hev b 5-like, which produces MGACASKPKDSKKNDAAIPEAPITPKKPDVQSTPEALNKDGEETMKEEPLVDLSEPAPEAPKAEEAASETAPAAPEIVPEPTPKPAVEETPATAVEEDKAPKVEEKKEAEAVTEAAEAKTEDEPKAPAV; this is translated from the coding sequence ATGGGAGCCTGCGCGAGCAAGCCTAAGGATTCGAAAAAAAACGATGCCGCCATCCCTGAGGCTCCTATCACCCCCAAAAAACCCGACGTCCAATCCACCCCCGAGGCACTTAATAAGGATGGAGAAGAGACAATGAAGGAAGAGCCTCTGGTAGATCTGTCGGAGCCAGCTCCAGAGGCTCCCAAGGCCGAGGAGGCGGCCTCAGAGACAGCCCCAGCAGCCCCCGAGATTGTGCCCGAGCCAACCCCAAAGCCCGCGGTGGAGGAGACACCTGCCACCGCGGTTGAGGAAGACAAGGCTCCAAAGGTGGAGGAGAAGAAAGAAGCAGAAGCTGTAACTGAGGCTGCTGAGGCCAAAACTGAAGATGAGCCCAAAGCTCCTGCAGTCTAA
- the LOC116000453 gene encoding UNC93-like protein 1 — protein MEPEKGPWPEKPVRKSSILRYNSPVVQVSLIGLVCFCCPGMFSALVSMGGGGQVDTTAVNNANTALYTTFAVFGILGGGIYNILGPRTTLSAGCSTYVLYAGSFLYYNHHKHQAFAVVAGALLGVGAGLLWAAQGAIMTSYPPHNRKGIYISLFWSIFSLGGITGGLIPFFSNFHRNDAVSVNDGTYIGFMVFMSAGTLLSLAILHPSRIIRDDGSKCTNIRFSSVAVESREILRLFFKWEMILLLPASWASNFFYTYQFNNVNGLLFNLRTRGLNTVFYFAAQMIGSVFIGFVMDSSFKRRRTRGLVGIATVAAVGTAIWGGGLAKQLDYSREHPPEHRLDFKDGVEFAGPFVLYFGYGLLDSMFQSMVYWVIGALADDSEILSRYTGFYKGVQSAGAAVAWEVDTKKVTFLNQFIANWALTTISYPLLVILVLLAVKDDDDDDDNDKAEENKFTQLTVS, from the exons ATGGAACCTGAGAAAGGGCCATGGCCGGAGAAGCCAGTAAGAAAAAGCTCAATTTTGAGGTACAACTCGCCGGTGGTTCAGGTTTCCTTGATTGGGCTAGTCTGTTTTTGCTGTCCGGGAATGTTCAGCGCTCTGGTGTCAATGGGCGGGGGCGGGCAGGTGGACACCACCGCCGTGAACAACGCCAACACCGCCCTCTACACCACCTTCGCCGTCTTCGGGATCCTAGGCGGCGGAATCTACAACATCTTGGGGCCACGAACCACCCTCTCCGCCGGCTGCTCCACCTACGTCCTCTACGCCGGCTCTTTCCTCTACTACAACCATCACAAGCACCAGGCCTTCGCCGTCGTCGCCGGCGCTCTCCTCGGCGTCGGAGCCGGGCTCCTGTGGGCGGCTCAAGGGGCGATAATGACGTCATACCCACCTCACAACCGGAAAGGAATCTACATCTCTTTGTTTTGGAGTATATTCAGCCTAGGCGGCATAACCGGAGGACTCATTCCTTTCTTTTCGAACTTCCATagaaacgacgccgtttcagtTAACGACGGGACTTATATCGGATTCATGGTTTTCATGTCCGCCGGAACTCTCTTGTCTTTAGCGATTCTTCACCCCAGCCGAATAATCCGGGACGACGGTTCAAAGTGTACGAACATAAGATTCTCCAGCGTGGCAGTGGAATCTAGGGAGATTCTCAGGCTGTTTTTCAAGTGGGAGATGATTCTCCTTCTCCCTGCTTCCTGGGCCAGCAATTTCTTCTACACCTATCAATTCAACAACGTAAATGGCCTTCTGTTCAATCTGAGAACGCGGGGTTTGAATACTGTGTTCTACTTTGCTGCGCAGATGATCGGGTCGGTTTTCATTGGTTTCGTGATGGATTCGAGCTTCAAGAGGCGGAGGACGAGAGGGCTGGTCGGGATTGCCACGGTCGCCGCCGTGGGGACGGCGATTTGGGGCGGAGGGCTAGCCAAACAGCTTGATTATAGCCGGGAACATCCGCCTGAGCACAGGCTGGATTTCAAGGATGGGGTGGAGTTTGCAGGGCCATTTGTGTTGTATTTCGGCTATGGCTTGCTTGATTCCATGTTCCAAAGTATGGTCTATTGGGTCATCGGAGCCTTAGCAGACGATTCCGAAATCCTTAGCAG GTATACTGGATTCTACAAGGGTGTGCAGAGTGCAGGGGCAGCAGTGGCGTGGGAAGTGGATACAAAGAAGGTGACATTCCTTAACCAATTCATAGCAAATTGGGCACTCACTACCATAAGCTATCCGCTTCTGGTGATTCTTGTATTGTTAGCTGttaaggatgatgatgatgatgatgataatgacaAAGCTGAAGAGAATAAATTTACACAACTTACTGTATCATAG